Below is a window of Bacillota bacterium DNA.
ATTGAAAGTCGCTGTCGGAGACGGAACGCTTGATCTGCTTGATCTTCAACCTGCCGGCAAAAAGAAAATGGATGCCGGTTCTTTCTGCTGTGGCTACCGGATCAGGCCGGGGGATATGCTCGACGGAGTATCGGAAAGTGAAAAATAAAGGCGTGTCCGGCAGAAAAGCCAGGGAAGCCGCCCTGAAGGCTCTGGTCAGGCTGGAGCAGGATCAGGCCTACCTGAACCTTGCCTTACCTGCTTTATTGACAGAACTGGAGCAGGAAGACCGTGCGCTGGCTGCACGCCTGGCAACCGGAACAGTCAGGATGTTGAATTCTCTTGACTGGATGCTTGGACTTTTTTTAAAACACCCTCTAGAATCATTAACGCCCTGGATTCGCAATCTGCTGCGCCTGAGCGCTTATCAGATTATTTACCTTGAAAGAATCCCTGACTATGCCGCGGTAGATGAGGCTGTTGCCCTTTCACGTCGTTACGGTCACCGTGGCGTGGCCGGGCTGGTCAATGCTGTTCTGCGTAAACTGGTAGCAGAATCAAAATCCTTGCCCTGGCCGGAAAGGGAGCAACAGCCGGTCGAATATCTGTCGCTTAAGTACGGCCTTCCGGTCTGGCTTGCCAAAAGGGCTTTAGATGTTTTCTCACTTACCGAGGCCGAGGATTGGGCAGATGCTTCAAACACCCCGGCCCGGATTTCATTACGCCCCAATATTCTGCGGGTCTCATCCGGAAAGCTGGCTGAAAATTTGCTGGCCGAAGGCCTGGAAACAGAAAAAAGCACTGTCAGCCCCGTTATGCTTAGGGTGGTTAAGGGTATCACTCCGTCAAAAACGGATGCATTCAGTAAAGGTTTATTTACAATCCAGGGTGAAAGCTCATCACTGG
It encodes the following:
- the rsmB gene encoding 16S rRNA (cytosine(967)-C(5))-methyltransferase RsmB; protein product: MKNKGVSGRKAREAALKALVRLEQDQAYLNLALPALLTELEQEDRALAARLATGTVRMLNSLDWMLGLFLKHPLESLTPWIRNLLRLSAYQIIYLERIPDYAAVDEAVALSRRYGHRGVAGLVNAVLRKLVAESKSLPWPEREQQPVEYLSLKYGLPVWLAKRALDVFSLTEAEDWADASNTPARISLRPNILRVSSGKLAENLLAEGLETEKSTVSPVMLRVVKGITPSKTDAFSKGLFTIQGESSSLVSLILNPKPGEIILDLCSAPGGKTTHLAELSNDRGIIYAVELHPKRLKLVVKAAARLGLKSIQPIQADGRKLDAGRIKPPDSILVDAPCSGLGVIRRLPEIKWRRNEDTLMQFQKLQLELLASAAAFLKPGGKLLYSVCTTEPEETREVVSIFNRLHRDFSQIAAPALLPDTIVKDQEDPVTITFRPHRHDLDGFFIAMWRKKG